The proteins below are encoded in one region of Phaseolus vulgaris cultivar G19833 chromosome 1, P. vulgaris v2.0, whole genome shotgun sequence:
- the LOC137813527 gene encoding uncharacterized protein C57A10.07, which yields MNSAPFGSQPPKSFIAYPESDFDVESGTATKRTRKPKRSPFHPIRMIKSFGNRFHHYLKLHPLLGLFLALSFVFTLFFIFSFYGTQHMVQSGSVKADVGSDDFPFSKLKNLVMVAGHSVYTSSSCGKIDKEDSWFLESYQKNPGQASTFVTHILEGIEIAAKDDYALLLFSGGETRRDAGPRSEAQSYWAVADSKGWFGKEKGVKWRALTEEHARDSFENLLFSVCRFRELTGSYPQNITVVSYDFKEKRFAHLHRSAIGFPESRFFYAGTPATSNSKAAALKGEELVRTQFQKDPYGCRGSLYHKKLKRDPFHRSIPYPTGCPEIEGLFKYCEPNPYPDTLPWTQ from the exons ATGAACTCTGCCCCTTTTGGATCTCAGCCTCCCAAGTCCTTTATCGCATACCCAGAAAGCGATTTCGACGTAGAATCAGGAACCGCCACAAAACGAACACGAAAGCCCAAAAGGTCGCCCTTTCACCCCATCAGAATGATAAAATCATTTGGGAATCGATTCCACCACTACCTTAAGCTTCACCCTCTACTGGGTCTCTTCCTAGCCTTGTCCTTTGTGTTCacacttttctttattttctctttttatggAACCCAACATATGGTGCAAAGTGGCTCTGTAAAAGCTGACGTGGGTTCTGATGATTTTCCTTTCTCCAAGCTTAAAAACCTTGTGATGGTTGCTGGGCATTCTGTTTACACTAGTAGTAGTTGTGGCAAAATTGACAAGGAGGATTCGTGGTTTTTAGAGTCTTATCAGAAGAATCCTGGCCAAGCTTCCACTTTTGTGACACACATTCTTGAAGGGATTGAAATTGCGGCGAAGGATGACTATGCTTTGCTCCTGTTCAGCGGTGGAGAGACTCGGAGAGATGCGGGGCCCCGCAGCGAGGCGCAGAGTTACTGGGCTGTTGCGGATTCAAAAGGGTGGTTTG GTAAAGAAAAAGGTGTGAAATGGAGAGCACTGACAGAGGAGCATGCACGTGACAGCTTTGAAAATCTTCTATTTAGTGTCTGTCGATTCCGGGAGCTTACTGGCTCCTATCCCCAAAATATAACT GTTGTAAGTTATGATTTCAAGGAAAAAAGATTTGCACATCTACATCGATCTGCTATTGGGTTTCCAGAGTCAAGGTTCTTCTATGCAGGTACTCCTGCTACATCAAATTCAAAAGCAGCTGCTCTGAAAGGTGAGGAATTGGTTAGAACTCAGTTCCAAAAAGACCCATATGGCTGTCGAGGTTCACTTTATCACAAGAAACTAAAGCGTGACCCTTTTCATCGCTCAATTCCTTATCCCACTGGCTGCCCTGAAATTGAAGGTTTATTCAAATATTGTGAACCAAATCCTTATCCTGATACACTTCCGTGGACACAGTAA